TGAGGCTCATCTCAATCATCATTTAtctttgcaaaaaaatattttgatatgttaACTTTGCTTTGATGCGGATTTGATTCAGGGGAAGTTGCCTGAATCTTTCCATCTAATCCAAAACATGGAGGCCCAACGTTTTGTTGGTAAATGCCTGGAAACTGTGTCAAGAAGATTGCCTGCAAAGGAGCTCTTGGAGGACCCATTCCTTGCCGCAACTGATGAGCGAGATTTAGCGCATCTTTCTAGATTGCCGCCACAACTGGCTATCCAGAATTTGGCTGCAAATGGAACGCTGTTAGAGCATCCGCCGTCAACGAGTGATCCAACTAGAACGACAGATATGTCTATAACAGGAAGGATGAACTCAGAAGACCATAATATCTTTCTTCAAGTACAGATTTTGGATGGCGATGGTACGTTAAAGTTCTACTTACTAGAAATTTCTTGTCTGGTTTGTTTGGTACATGAATATTGTTGGGTTGCTAGAAACTTGCTCATCTGAACCGAGCTACAGGATTTGGAGCAGCTTAGTATTAGCTGTTGATCATAGGAAATAAATGAACTATTAGCTTCTGATTTTTGGGTAACCTGAATGGTGAAACTTTGATTTAAGAATCACCAATGGAAAatgtttttatgaaaatgtttGGCTGTGTCACAGGTCACATGAGGAACATTCAATTCCCGTTCAACATATTAAGTGACACACCTCTAGAAGTAGCTTTGGAGATGGTGAAAGAGCTTGAGATCACTGATTGGGATCCTTTGGAGATCGCTTCAATGATAGAAAATGAGATATCTTTGCTCGTCCCCAACTGGAGGGCCAATGACTCTTCTATCCGGCACGAAAGCTTTGGtcatgaagatgaagaggaaaatGAAGATGCAGAGGAAAGAACGCGCCTTTTCTACTCTGCTTCTTCCTCTCACGACTCTCCTGTAGCAGTTGAAGACAACAATGACGGTTCTAGTAACGATGTAATGGACGGTAGTAGCAGAAGCTCTAACAATTGGTTGAATGCTTCAACATACCACTACTCACCTGCAATTGATGATGATCAAAGTCAGCATCAGCGGAGACGAGTAAGGCTACAACAGAAAATGAGATCGCTGGTGGACACGAGAACACAGGTGCTACACCGATCGCTCATGGAGTTGATCAACAAGCGCCGTGGGCGTGGCTTCGACTCGAACTCTAACGAGCTACAACATCAACCGTCATCCACTAATTTCATTCGAAGATGTTGATAATAGGATTTGAGAGAGCCTTTTGTGGCGCTTTCATGATAAAAGACAGATCTTCATATTGGTACTAGCATTTTGCTTTGATGATATTATATGAAACTATTGTTTAGAGTCCTTtgcatatatatgatatattcttAAGGAAGTCTTACCTTTGCATATATGAAACTATTAGGTTCATCATAATATATGTCTGACTCATATTGATGAGATCGTCATACATATATGgaagtgtttttgtttctttaatcttGATACGGAAGTTGTTTATCTTCTCGTATCAAATGTAGTGGCAGTTGAACAATTTAACAAACGAAAATGCAAACGTAGcaataaagaaagagatactTGTTATTTGTAGTGAACTTAGATTGGTTTTCCTATTCGTTGAAAACTATAACATTTACctttaaatactatatataagatGACATAATCTATGAAATGGTGATTATTATACAGTTGATCATATAAGAATAGGcaatatttaaaagaaatttgcGTTAATTAGGTTATCTAACCGCATGCATCCAAACAAATCACgtatttaaaaacttaatcaCAACTGCACATTCTGATCTCATCTTCATTCAACACTAACTAAGACTTTAGAGAcagggagagagaagagcaaAACAATGGAGAGCAAAGGGCCATCGCCAATAGTTCCACTTGTGCTTGTGGTACTCTTCGGATGGATCTTATGCGGCTCATACGTTATCACTCTATTAGAGGATTATATATTACCATTCTTACAAACCGGAACATTCATCGTAGGAATCTTTCTCTTGCTTCTCCTTTTGCTTCTACAtgtcttatcttcttcttggatCTCTCCATGGCTCCCTTCTATTCTCCTTTTACCATCTCCTCCCTCCACGACTTCCACTGACTCAGACAGCTTTGGCCTTGGATCTTTTCTTCTGCTTTCACTTTTTTTCATCTCCTTCTGGTTTTTTCAGTCACTCTCTAATTAGTGCTTGTTCTACTTGTACATATATAGTTTCTCTCCACTCCATGGGAATTGTATTTGCTTGATTGTTCATGCAAAATATTGCTTAGGTATATGTTGTACATCTTATAGAAAAGACTAGATGGATCATGCAAAGATTCcaacatataatatttgaagaattttataatttatgtttaaacTATTAACTACTGCATTAGCCTTgttttattttccatatttaCCAAAATTAGTAGCCTCGTGGTTTGTCACCACAAAGTTTATGTGTATTACAtgctatatatattgacaaaaaaattcaatacaacACATTTAATTACATGACAAAAGCCACGACTGCGTGATTCGATCCGAATCCAAATTTGGAAGCTCCGACATATGTTAAATTGGGAAACAA
The sequence above is drawn from the Camelina sativa cultivar DH55 chromosome 4, Cs, whole genome shotgun sequence genome and encodes:
- the LOC104780998 gene encoding probable serine/threonine-protein kinase WNK5, translating into MSMEISSAGASDDSIPYVETDPSGRYGRFKEVLGKGAMKTVYKAFDHVLGMEVAWNQVKLNEVFRSPEPLQRLYSEVHLLKNLNHESIIRYCTSWIDVNRRTFNFITELFTSGTLREYRRKYQKVDIRAIKSWARQILNGLAYLHGHDPPVIHRDLKCDNIFVNGHLGQVKIGDLGLAAILRGSQNAHSVIGTPEFMAPELYEEDYNELVDIYSFGMCVLEMLTGDYPYSECTNPAQIYKKVTAGKLPESFHLIQNMEAQRFVGKCLETVSRRLPAKELLEDPFLAATDERDLAHLSRLPPQLAIQNLAANGTLLEHPPSTSDPTRTTDMSITGRMNSEDHNIFLQVQILDGDGHMRNIQFPFNILSDTPLEVALEMVKELEITDWDPLEIASMIENEISLLVPNWRANDSSIRHESFGHEDEEENEDAEERTRLFYSASSSHDSPVAVEDNNDGSSNDVMDGSSRSSNNWLNASTYHYSPAIDDDQSQHQRRRVRLQQKMRSLVDTRTQVLHRSLMELINKRRGRGFDSNSNELQHQPSSTNFIRRC
- the LOC109132599 gene encoding uncharacterized protein LOC109132599, which encodes MKKSESRRKDPRPKLSESVEVVEGGDGKRRIEGSHGEIQEEDKTCRSKRRSKRKIPTMNVPVCKNGNI